Sequence from the Xiphophorus couchianus chromosome 23, X_couchianus-1.0, whole genome shotgun sequence genome:
aactcaatttattgttttacaaactTAATTACGGGTTACGTGTTATAGTCaatagaaatatgaaaaatcataaaagcaaaagtttttGGAAATTCCACTCAAAAGGCAAATAAGGATTCAgttcattttctatttattttttaaacatctgtgaATGTGGGTCAcgtataaaaatatattaaaccaTATGCAACAGATAATGAGACTAAGATAAATTAACCAAATATCACTACAAAATAGTCAGTTTTcgtttttaaaataagaaattaggttttattttaattagttaaatGTTACgattgcttttattatttatgtttctattaaacaaataaattaggaGCAGAAACCACGAAGCTCATACAGTTAATTACAACATTTAGGTTAttattctgtcaaaaaaaaacttattttaagcAGTAGCGAAATAATCAGAATAAACTGGAGTTCAGTCCTGAActcatttcaattttattttatttcaataataataataataataataataataataataataatgtaatttcTGTGACACATCCTTTTCTCCATTGtctcaaagaagaagaaaaaaaatcattcattcTCATAAAAAAGCGGGGAGAGTCGTTATCCGTCATCCGCTGTAAATGGAGAGTGATCGTCCAATACTGATTCATCAGCACGTCTGTGTCAATTTCAGCTCTCGTTCATCAGGCTGCCCTTCCAGCATAATAAAAGTGACTCTGTGAGCTCATATGATTCGTTACAGATTACAacctaaaaattaaaacatatcttCGCTTTGCCTGCACAATCCATCAGTCATTTTCTATTTGTATCAGTTAGTGACTAAATTGtctgaatttaatttcacagtAGAGTAAATCCAcctggaaagaaaaatgaaagaaaaagttttttttttttttttttttacctgttagTCTGTCCTTGGCAAACCTCCTACTGCTCTCCATCCATGGGAAGGTGAAGTTGGCCGGGTTGCCCATCCCCATGCCAGGCACAGCGGGGATTCCTGGGGGCGGATGCGGCGCGGCAGCCGCTGACGGTGGAGGCGGAGGGGGCATCGGTCTGTGGGCCGGCACCCGGATCACCCCGCCCGAGTTCCCGGAGTTCACATTTACGTTCATGTTCATGTTCATGCTGACGTTCATGTTCATGTTGACGTTGTAGGAGCAGGCCGGGTTGTAGACGCTGTTGTAGCCGTTGCTGTAGACGTTGGGGGCCAGCGCGTAATCCGGGTCGCCGGTCCGGTTGGGCAGCATGCAGCCGCTGGACTGGTCCGAGCTGTTGAGGATTTGGTCGATTCCGAAGCTGATAGGctcatgctgctgctggtgtgtcTGGTTCACCTCCTCGATCCCAGTATGTTCCATAGTTTATTTCAGTGATGGTCTCACTATTTTAGATTTGTAGTATTTTCGAGTCTGGGGAAATTAAGCACTTGCTCTTACAAGACTGTTCTGCTGAATTTAAGCATCAACTCCCAGGAAACCAATAACGCGTCCGGTGCTATCCAAAATCATGCCATTATTTCTGTCCTTGGGATCGGGTGTTTCCTAAATTAAATGCCAATCCGTCTGGCGTAGCCTATCCATCTTTAACAGAGCTCTCTTTCCCAGTGAATTAGCAACGAAGAGCTGATCAACGAGGAAAACCCGTCGACGATGGTTTATCCAAAGAAGTTTACTCACTGACCAAAATCCGTGATTCTGGGATGAAGCAGCTCTCTGGAGAGACTTGATGCGCTTTGTTCGCCTACTATCGCAGAGGCAATCCATACGCAGGAAACATGGCAAAATAACCGAGCTCCTCGgatcaaaaacaaagcaagaaaaaccGGGACAAACCCGAGGAAgcgggaaaaaaaggaaaaacaacaacagtatAATAACAAAGCGCTGACCTCGCAGGCTCGGATATTAATTGGAGGTGAGCGCTGAAAGAGGGCTCTGTTGTGCTGAATGGCGAAGTGCACTTGCAGGCGTTTCAGCAGGTGAGCCTGCCCTCTGCGTAACAGCGTAAAACGCAGCCATTCGGTCCTCCAGCCAGCCAGCCCTCCCTCTCATCCCtcattctcctcctcctccctccatcaGGACAGTTGTTTTGCTCGGATGTCTTAAAGAGGCCGCAGCAAATGTTGTGCACAGCTTTTCTGGTGTTTTAGGATTTGTGCGTTTTAATTCAACAGCAGTGCGCTTTTAAATTGAAACTAAAGATGCAACAATCAATCCGCCAGCGATCTCTATTAAGTGGGTCAAGCATAGATTTCTTTACAATAAGTGACTCACACAATGTTTTTACTATAAATGTATCATCCAAAAGCATGCTTATTTAGTTATTGAACTTTGGTTCAGGAACTTTCTGTTTGAGTCAAACCTGCTGCCTTCATCAGAGCTTGCAGCGCATTTCCTCTCTTTTATACACCATGGTAAAGTCAtcaggaaaagaagaaaagaaagagattcGGCCAAACCAATTTTGATTCCAGCCCAAAATAAAACCGGAAGTAGGTATGGACTACGAAATTTCTGACTGAACCATCTCTAATAAAAActgttctgaaataaaatattttgagacatccgatttatttttcttgtaactGTAACCTATGTAGTCATAAAAgattataaataaacaaataaataaacaaagataatccttcaaatacaacataaaataaataattgtttaaaaatggctaaaaatctTAATATAATAGATTGTTTAAATGTGATTGTTTAttacaatttgaaaatattgactTTCAAGacttttattgttactgttacTGTAACCTGCCTAATAAATGCATATCCAACCAATTGTCTTAACTACAGCACTGTAAGCCCCGCCCTTTCATTTTGAAGGGAAGGTCTCACTTGTCAAACAATTATTTGCTCTTCTGCAGCATGGtcaaaattattacatttgttaataaaaactacatgaaaaacatttgttaaattgtaAACTTAGTAAATTATTTGTGTCTGCTTTCAGCTggtctttaaatgtttatatatgtaTTGAATTGTGACGCTGCTGGAGCTCCATAGTCGCTGTTTCAAAAAACTAATACATTACACCAacaaattcacttttttcattaatatcaGATAGTATAATATGTTTATCCAATTAGGATCATTGATCTGTAAGGTTTTCTTCAAAAGTTTTTGGGCCAAAGACTGAAGGGTGCAGAAGGGACCCATTTTGGACTCTTGAGAAGGCGTCTGCTGTTGAATTTGTTTGGGAACTTCCCAGCAGAGGATATTAAGTTCATGATGGTCTTATTTACTGGTCCTCGTTGCTCATgcaattaaaaggaaaacacatgAACCATCAAAGCTggtcaacaaacaaacaaacaccaacaaaaaatatcaaatggcCAACAAGACTAAAATGGCATTATATCATACCCAGATCCTAAGTGTTGGAGTTTAAATCAATGCATTTTGCAGAATGCGTGCGCTACGATGCACAGCGAGCAGATTTATGCGCGTGAGGCTGGTTGAAGCAATAATTTGTTGCACTTTGAAGGAGAATGAAGCCATAAATTAGATGATGTCGGGAAGTGCGAGGCGCATATAGGCCTGGTTAAAAGGCACTGATGGGCCCATTTCACCACAAAGTAATGAAATGTAAACCCAgtgagatagatagatagatagatagatagatagatagatagatagatagatagatagatagatagatagatagatagatagatagatagatagatagatagatagatagatagatagatagatagatagatagatagatagatagatagatagatagatagattctGCTGTGAAATGTGGCGCATCTGATTTGCACAAATTATTTAACCTTTCTCCGCCCGAAGCGACGACGTTGATCGCCGGGGTATCAATtcaataaagatgaaaaatggtTCATAATAAAAGCGCGACACGGGGAAAAACGGATTTAATATATCACCGTTTTATTACGCACTTATTTCACTTTCCGTGCGAATAAAGATATCTCTCAACTGCACAAGGTGGCTAGAGGGAAGCATAAAAATCAATTGCGTGAATGCGGGGCCATATCAATAACGCGGCTCGCGGACGATGAACGGGCGCGCAGGAAAACACCGCTGCAGTTCGGCCTGTTTATGTTTGCGCGTCACTGGGAAATGAATTGAACAGGGAGGAGAGGATGCAACGAGCCTCAGATCAGTTTACCGACGAGGTAATTGGCCGTTTATGCAAAACCAGGAGGATCTAGGGGCAGGAGGAGGGAAAATAATGTTGGATAGACTGTTTGGGCTGTAAgacatctctctctttttctgtgcATGTGtaatgctgctgcagaaatgtaatgtaatttgCACAATATTTGGGAGCATTGTGCAGCTCCCAAAGCTGGGCTTCCCGATAGCAACCCTGTCAACTGAATCAGTCGAAAACTATCAGAAATAAGGCGCCTCCCCTTCTGAATTGCACTTTATACAGTTTTATAagaacattttgtgattttctaaTTAAGCCGGACTATTCGTCACGAAGACCAGCCGGCCCAAAGAAAAGCGAACCAACAGCGGGtcccaaacacacaaacattaaagatatgaatttttgaatttattaacATTGACTGTTCGTTGATagaacaaaaaactaaacaaaaaataaataaataaataaatagagatATATTCTTGAAAATGTGCATTAATTTGGAACgtttgaaatgtaataaaattttaCTATGATCATAGCTCATGTTTGTTAGATAAGTAAAATGTCTTTGCAATGATTATATTCCAGCACAATTTATAATCAACTATTACCAAATCAGATGTCATACAAATACAGTCTGTAGAAACTTTATTCATTGTGGCCTTGTTTAATTTTTGCCTTTTATCAAATGTTCCAAGTTCAGTATTGCTATAATTattgataatttatttatataaaataatttcttgaaatatttcatttatctCTCCATTGCAATCATAAAGTATCCCAAAGTTTTATTAGACTGACATAATTTTTGTATCTTCAGCAAATTAAGTGAATTTAGAATTTTCAAATTATATACCATGTAtgtattgtaaaaaaaagtttagtacCTATATGGAACTTGTGGTAAACCACAGGTTACATTCTTTCTCTGAACatattgatttttgttattAAGGTAGCAAACATCAATATGAATGTGGTGTTGCTGTAATATCTGAGCAGTGAGtttaacattgtttatttaaatcttcAACTAGCTACATTACTCCCATCCAGGTGGACCTGCTAGCTTTAAAACCATACTGGCAATTAATcaaagaacatattt
This genomic interval carries:
- the tlx2 gene encoding T-cell leukemia homeobox protein 2 isoform X3, with product MEHTGIEEVNQTHQQQHEPISFGIDQILNSSDQSSGCMLPNRTGDPDYALAPNVYSNGYNSVYNPACSYNVNMNMNVSMNMNMNVNVNSGNSGGVIRVPAHRPMPPPPPPSAAAAPHPPPGIPAVPGMGMGNPANFTFPWMESSRRFAKDRLTAALSPFSVTRRIGHPYQNRTPPKRKKPRTSFSRVQICELEKRFHRQKYLASAERATLAKALKMTDAQVKTWFQNRRTKWRRQTAEEREAERQQANRLMLQLQQEAFQKTLSQPLQPDPLCLHNSSLYALQNLQPWAEDNKVTSVTSVASVV